ACAGCTAGGTAACTGTGTGGAAATTGGCCTGCCTATGCTCATTCTGCTCATGATTTGCCAACAGGTAAATAAGCTTCTCTGAGTGTAAAGTCTCCTGCTGACatgcctttttatttatttgacaagGACTATTGTTTGCTGCAGTACCTGAAGCGCATCCATTCAAGAGCACATCTAATACTTGAGAGGTTTGCTTTGCTTTTATGCATTGGTATTGTCTGGGCGTTTGCTGCTATCCTCACTGTCTCGGGTGCTTACAACAATGTTAAGCCTGCCACTAAACAGAGTTGCCGCACTGATCGATCTTTCCTAATGTCTTCTGCTCCTTGGTATAGCCATGATCTGCTGCTCTGCTTGTTTTATTATTTCCCTTCATGACTCATTATTTTATGTCATTGTTTCTAGGATCAAAATTCCATACCCATTTCAGTGGGGTACGCCAATATTCAGAGCTAGCCATGTGTTTGGGATGTTAGGTGCTGCACTAGTTTCATCTGCTGAGGTTTAGTCACGATCATAAATGACTTCAATTCTATTCGGATTTTCTATTTTGTAAGGTCAATGTAAGGCTGCTTGTTTTATCTGCTAACATTAAGTCTATACTTTCAATGCAGTCAACTGGAACATTTTTTGCGGCAGCTCGGCTTTCTGGTGCCACAGCCCCTCCAGCACATGTACTCAGCCGAAGTATTGGCTTACAGGTCCTTACCTAGACTGCTGTGAATTGTTTATTTAGAGGTTATTCATCAATGAGTTCTCTAAAATTGATGAACTGTAGTCCTGAATCACGTTATAATATTTTGTCAGTGGTGAAGATAACTTGGTCATCTTGCTTCTAAATGCCAGGGTATCGGTATGCTGCTTGAAGGGCTTTTTGGTTCTCTTGTTGGTACTACTGCATCTGTGTATGGAAGCATTGCTTTTTTAAAGAGAAGTTCCATTCTATATATAGTAGTTATTAACTGTAAAATCCTTAACTGATAGCACTATGCTTTAGAAACTTGTTTCAGTGTCTCATCTGAATGATGTTGCAGGGAAAATGTGGGCCTTCTTGGACTTACACATATAGGAAGCAGAAGGGTTGTGCAGATTTCAACTGcttttatgatatttttctcCATATTTGGTTTGTTTTTGTACTTGTTAattatttcattgaaaaatttgcCTTTATATTCATCATTTATATACTCGATTGTGTTGCGGTGCATTCTTTCAGGGAAGTTTGGTGCTTTTTTTGCCTCTATTCCATTGCCAATATTTGCTGCCATTTACTGCATTTTGTTGGGAATTGTTGGTGAGTGAAAATGTAGTCGTGATAGTTTTGGTTTTTGACATCCGATTCTTACTTTAATTGGGAATCCCCGTCCCTGTTTCCTTCGTGATGCAGCTGCTTCTGGGATCACATTCATACAATTTGCAAATAGTAACTCTATGAGAAACATCTATGTTTTGGGTGTCTCTCTATTCCTGGGGTTATCAATTCCTCAATACTTCGTAACAAGCAGAACTTTTGATGGTCATGGACCTGTTAGAACAAATGCTGTATGGGTATGTTATTTACTGCAATCGTTTTGTTCACCATGTTTCTTGTCTCAGTCTAGTTAGTTAGAAACTACTGAATGGAATAAGGCTCTGGAGTTGGATAACTAAAATTCTAACAGAAAACAGGTCTGCATGATATCATTTACCGACATCTCTTAGGCTGTGCAGATGATTTATCATGTGAAATCTCATAGTTTTTACCTGATTATATGTTCAAAATGTTTGTTTAGTTTCCTTTTAGTTTACATGATATTCTGAGATGCATTTTCATTTAGAAATATATCTTTCTTGTCTCTTTGCTTCATCTGTCTGATATGCATAGCCCATTGTAATGCATGCAGTTTAATGACATATTGAATACAATCTTCTCATCACCGGCAACTGTGGCGATTATTGTTGGGACTTTGCTTGATAACACTCTCGAAGCAAATCATGTGGAAGATAGAGGAATCCCATGGTGGAAACCATTCCAGCACAGCAAAGGAGATGTTAGAACCGAGGAGTTCTACAGCTATCCCCTcagaataaatgaatatttgccCTCCAGGTTTCTCTAAACGTAGTAGCATACATTGTTCGTATATTAGCTACAAATTTGGGCATATTTCATGTTTATATGTACGAGTCATGTTAAATCATTCATGAAACCGTCACTTCTGGGTCAATGCGCAGAATTTTAATCTTCTACCGCCTTTTAGTTATTTTGTTCACTGTTTAGGCTCCAAATACTCAAGGTAGACAAGTAGTGAAAACAGATAGAAACTGTGTTTCTGCTTGATGATTTAACTTGGTGTGAAAAGAACAGGGTGCTGGTTGAAAGTGCATTTAGAGAAAGAAATTATGTTTTAGTCTTGAAAGAGCCCATGAGATCATATTCAAGTGCCTTGTTTGGGTATTCATATCATATTTGTGATTTTTGTAATTTCAACCTAGtttgaacaaaaataaacaagttaTTTAATCTTTAACTATCATCACTAATATAATCAAAAGAAGTTAGTCTGAGTTCAGGATGTTTGTTGTTTACTGATGTCCACCTGCCCAAAAACTGAAAAAGAATAATGCTTTGTTTACGAGGGTGATTGATCACTTTCTTTTGACATTTTCAAAACTTGGAGTGGTGGCAAAACAAAACGCCAATTAATCATCCGTGGTGCTTCTAGAACCGCACGTCTTTATCAGGTAGGTTAGTCAAGGAAGACTTTGGATTAAATAATTCACAAGTTACGccaaaatggttaaaataaacaa
The genomic region above belongs to Gossypium hirsutum isolate 1008001.06 chromosome D05, Gossypium_hirsutum_v2.1, whole genome shotgun sequence and contains:
- the LOC107940682 gene encoding nucleobase-ascorbate transporter 3 encodes the protein MGETENHHHHHPPPPQAAAPPAAPPNLALSRGPTWTPAEQLHQLQYCIHSNPSWPQALLLAFQHYIVNLGTTVLIASNIVPLMGGTHGDKARVIQVLLFMSGINTLLQTLIGSRLPTVMGASIAYTLPLFSIINDYNDEDFASPHDRFVHSMRTIQGSMIVSSFLNIILGYGRAWGELTRFFSPIVVVPVVCLVGLGLFARGFPLLGNCVEIGLPMLILLMICQQYLKRIHSRAHLILERFALLLCIGIVWAFAAILTVSGAYNNVKPATKQSCRTDRSFLMSSAPWIKIPYPFQWGTPIFRASHVFGMLGAALVSSAESTGTFFAAARLSGATAPPAHVLSRSIGLQGIGMLLEGLFGSLVGTTASVENVGLLGLTHIGSRRVVQISTAFMIFFSIFGKFGAFFASIPLPIFAAIYCILLGIVAASGITFIQFANSNSMRNIYVLGVSLFLGLSIPQYFVTSRTFDGHGPVRTNAVWFNDILNTIFSSPATVAIIVGTLLDNTLEANHVEDRGIPWWKPFQHSKGDVRTEEFYSYPLRINEYLPSRFL